One Hypomesus transpacificus isolate Combined female chromosome 16, fHypTra1, whole genome shotgun sequence genomic window carries:
- the LOC124478616 gene encoding cyclin-dependent kinase-like 5 isoform X1, with the protein MKIPHIGDVMNKFEVLGIVGEGAYGVVLKCRHKETNEIVAIKKFKDSEENEEVKETTLRELKMLRTLKQENIVELKEAFRRRGKLYLVFEYVEKNMLELLEELPNGVPLEKVRNYINQLIKAIHWCHKNDIVHRDIKPENLLISADDVLKLCDFGFARNLSEGNDANYTEYVATRWYRSPELLLGAPYGKAVDMWSVGCILGELSDGQPLFPGESEIDQLFTIQKVLGPLPPEQMKLFYNNPRFHGLRFPAVNHPQTLERRYLGIISGALLDLMKNLLLLSPTERFLTEQSLNHHAFQTQRLVERPAPSTPTPARSSKRKPHHGDNFAPSRSHGGGKSSGHPRSSSRDCSSLPRHEDLQPGPEGCLNGNVPASLSPTLHPKNYPPQPLNRSASCGKDLANNNLPHLLSPKEAHAAGAGGDFDFSPGPKGADGPGAKYLKSNSRPQQSRHTSLAEGKNNTLQSSDKHGRHGYLDSSHGPSSSSKSPAYLNLSKSHGTLSDAKSVGNLSEPRLLGDEAPSRYFPTSCLDLNAPGSPAARHAERQGHSPAGQGGGTRPERDSNTLDSSSRRASSRHKASEEAPEEAGGGGHAHALAAPHDALAYGLGYASPFSSQQRPHRHSMYVRRDRQRTHGNEVGLAVGQGMPARTSSLQMLSPQLQHRTLPRHSGGSSREEDLSRSEQGPKEGSHGRPPIRDSTRDNTASFHIQRQKSEVGMYHEQHGEDGGSSKENRIIYSESMPRRVGSFYRVPSPRPDNFHEGGGQSRGLGAAGDGGTNHSKRQPAFDPWAGPETVVMNPVEPSKEKEKQGFFRGIKKKKKKSQTTALPDGRTPVIKTCLFPLFNSKPSVKRSACVKLLPVVSSPMVPSEGVDHMVVQKSSRSSGHSSRHKNRDKSRDHDKSHDREKSRDRDKSRDRDKSRDRDKSRDRDKSRDRDKSRDRDKSRDRDQERERDRDDWLPEKLTDSHSQSQPLKSLRKLLHLSSSSSNQTTPSDMRFQPLPNPASAKGGFSDGRGHPGLSTPQLKSRQAAYPLPGQLESSWHASALSRAEGNPYPEQMGGKGGQNGHGFGRASRSRMPNLNDLKETAL; encoded by the exons ATGAAGATTCCTCACATCGGTGATGTAATGAATAAATTTGAAGTCCTTGGGATTGTGGGTGAAG GTGCCTATGGCGTGGTCCTGAAGTGTAGACACAAG GAAACTAATGAAATTGTGGCCATTAAGAAGTTCAAGGACAGTGAAG AGAATGAGGAGGTTAAGGAGACCACCCTGCGCGAGCTCAAGATGCTCCGCACCCTCAAGCAGGAGAACATCGTGGAGCTGAAGGAGGCCTTCCGCCGGAGAGGGAAGCTCTACCTGGTCTTTGAGTACGTGGAGAAG aacatgctggagctgctggaggagttACCCAATGGCGTGCCACTGGAAAAAGTGCGAAACTACATCAACCAGCTAATCAAAGCAATTCACTGGTGCCATAAGAATGACATTGTTCACAGGG ataTCAAGCCAGAGAACCTGCTCATCAGCGCTGATGACGTGTTGAAGCTGTGTGATTTTG GCTTTGCCCGCAATCTCTCTGAAGGGAACGATGCCAACTACACGGAGTACGTGGCGACGAGATGGTACCGCTCTCCAGAGCTGCTGCTAGG cgcCCCCTACGGGAAGGCAGTGGACATGTGGTCGGTGGGCTGCATCCTGGGGGAGCTGAGTGACGGACAGCCTCTGTTCCCAGGAGAGAGTGAGATCGACCAGCTCTTCACCATCCAGAAGGTCCTGGGCCCTCTGCCCCCTGAGCAGATGAAGCTGTTCTACAACAACCCTCGCTTCCACGGGCTGAGG TTTCCTGCCGTGAACCACCCGCAGACCCTGGAGAGGAGGTACCTGGGCATCATTAGTGGAGCGCTGCTCGACCTCATGAAG aacctgctgctgctgagtcCGACGGAGCGCTTCCTGACGGAGCAGAGTCTGAACCACCACGCCTTCCAGACCCAGCGCCTGGTGGAgcgccccgccccctccacgcCCACGCCCGCCCGCTCCTCCAAGAGGAAACCTCACCACGGGGACAACTTCGCCCCCAGCAG aagCCACGGCGGGGGGAAGAGCTCGGGCCACCCGCGCTCCAGCAGCAGGGACTGCTCCAGCCTGCCCCGCCACGAGGACCTCCAGCCCGGCCCCGAGGGCTGCCTCAACGGCAACGTGCcggccagcctcagccccacccTGCACCCCAAGAACTACCCGCCGCAGCCCCTCAACCGCTCGGCCTCCTGCGGCAAAGACCTGGCCAACAACAACCTGCCGCACCTGCTCAGCCCCAAGGAGGCTCACGCTGCGGGGGCCGGGGGGGACTTTGACTTCAGCCCGGGGCCCAAGGGCGCCGACGGCCCCGGGGCCAAGTACCTCAAGTCCAACTCGCGGCCGCAGCAGAGCCGCCACACGTCGTTGGCGGAGGGCAAGAACAACACGCTGCAGTCCAGCGACAAGCACGGGCGCCACGGCTACCTGGACTCCTCCCacggcccctcctcctcttccaagaGCCCCGCCTACCTGAACCTGTCCAAGAGCCACGGCACGCTCAGCGACGCCAAGTCCGTGGGCAACCTGAGCGAGCCGCGGCTGCTGGGGGACGAGGCGCCGTCGCGCTACTTCCCCACCAGCTGCCTGGACCTCAACGCCCCGGGCAGCCCGGCGGCGCGCCACGCCGAGCGCCAGGGCCACAGCCCGGCAGGGCAGGGCGGCGGCACGCGCCCCGAGCGAGACAGCAACACCCTGGACTCCTCGTCCCGCCGCGCCTCCTCCCGCCACAAGGCCTCCGAGGAGGCGCCCGAGGAGGCGGGGGGAGGCGGGCACGCCCACGCCCTGGCCGCCCCCCACGACGCCCTGGCCTACGGCCTGGGCTACGCCTCGCCGTTCTCCTCGCAGCAGCGGCCGCACCGCCACTCCATGTACGTGAGGCGGGACAGGCAGAGGACTCACGGGAACGAGGTGGGGCTGGCGGTGGGCCAGGGCATGCCGGCCCGGACCAGCAGCCTGCAGATGCTCTCCCCCCAGCTGCAGCACCGCACGCTGCCCCGCCACTCCGGGGGCTCCTCCCGGGAAGAGGACCTGAGCAGG AGCGAGCAGGGGCCCAAAGAGGGGAGCCACGGCCGGCCCCCAATCAGAGACTCCACCCGGGACAACACGGCCTCCTTTCACATACAGCGACAAAAGAGCGAG GTGGGCATGTACCACGAGCAGCATGGCGAGGACGGCGGCTCGTCGAAGGAGAACCGCATCATCTACAGCGAGTCTATGCCCAGGAGGGTGGGCAGCTTCTACCGAG TGCCCTCTCCTCGGCCAGACAACTTCCACGAAGGCGGTGGGCAGAGCAGGGGCTTGGGGGCGGCGGGGGACGGGGGCACCAACCACTCCAAGCGCCAGCCGGCCTTTGACCCCTG GGCAGGACCCGAGACTGTGGTGATGAACCCTGTCGAGCCctccaaggagaaggagaagcagggcTTCTTCAGAGGaataaagaagaaaaagaagaagtccCAAACG ACGGCGCTCCCGGATGGACGGACGCCCGTCATCAAGACTTGTCTATTCCCTCTGTTTAACTCAAAGCCTAGCGTAAAGCGTAGCGCCTGTGTGAAGCTGCTCCCCGTAGTGTCTTCCCCCATG GTCCCCAGTGAGGGAGTAGATCACATGGTCGTACAGAAGTCGTCCAGGTCCTCTGGCCATAGCAGCCGCCACAAGAACCGGGACAAGAGCCGCGATCACGATAAGAGCCACGATCGGGAAAAGAGCCGCGATCGCGATAAAAGTCGGGATCGCGATAAAAGTCGGGATCGGGACAAGAGCCGCGATCGGGACAAGAGCCGCGATCGGGACAAGAGCCGCGATCGGGACAAGAGCCGCGACAGAGACCAGGAGCGGGAGAGAGATCGGGATGACTGGCTTCCAGAAAAACTAACAGATTCTCATTCTCAG AGCCAGCCCCTCAAGTCTCTGCGCAAGCTCctgcacctctcctcctcgtcctccaacCAGACCACCCCGTCTGACATGCgcttccagcctctccccaACCCGGCCTCTGCTAAAGGTGGCTTCAGCGATGGCCGGGGCCACCCGGGACTCAGCACCCCCCAGCTGAAGAGCCGGCAGGCGGCCTACCCCCTGCCAGGACAGCTGGAGTCCAGCTGGCATGCGTCTGCCCTGAGCCGGGCGGAGGGGAACCCCTACCCAGAACAAATGGGTGGGAAGGGAGGGCAAAACGGGCACGGCTTCGGACGAGCCTCCCGCTCGCGGATGCCAAACCTCAATGACCTGAAAGAGACTGCACTGTAG